A single Desulfovulcanus ferrireducens DNA region contains:
- the gspD gene encoding type II secretion system secretin GspD, whose translation MDFDNVDIRVFIKFISELTGKNFIIDNKVKGKVTVLSPRSITLNEAYKVFQSVLEVNGFTTIPSEDVIKIVPTISARQKSIQTFKSSNQLPGSEDKLVTQIIPLEFASANEVRKILIPMVSKQGLLVAYPATETLILADYASNIRRLLRIIKEIDAPGVNVRLELIHLEYASATKICNHINQILHSKKRTKKKGAATPTLALADERLNALIVLATRHELQEIKDLITKLDKPTPKGKSKVQVVQLENAEAGKLAKVLSGLAGTKSKTQNEPIISKNVKIVADKPTNSLVITAEPDEFAVLEPIISQLDAPRKQVFIEAAILEISESKIKTLGVNWNLAGQKNIFHMDKDTVGFAGSNPGGPPNLFNAESLAPPPGLSLGLVSFPFTFNGKTVYNLATLLNLAKNDSSFNIISYPQIMTMENEEAKIIVADNIPFTTRVDQGTSSTDRAIQNIEYKDVGVTLKVTPQINDKGSVKLKIFQEVSRIVNQVVSDETQGVVAIAPTTKKRTAETTVEVRNGETIVIAGLLEKGKEDTTQGVPGLSDIPVLGWLFKSNTKKNNRTNLMVFITPYVLDNPNDARKIYLSKAELLDNLRFGPSGKAEPIIKPFIWAEY comes from the coding sequence TCTGTCCTGGAAGTTAATGGTTTTACTACGATCCCTTCTGAAGATGTGATTAAAATTGTCCCCACAATTTCTGCCCGGCAAAAAAGTATTCAAACATTCAAATCAAGCAACCAACTACCAGGCTCAGAGGATAAATTAGTTACCCAGATTATACCGCTGGAATTTGCTTCAGCTAATGAAGTGCGCAAAATACTTATTCCCATGGTCTCCAAACAGGGCTTATTGGTAGCGTATCCCGCCACAGAAACACTTATCTTGGCCGATTATGCCTCTAATATCCGCAGGTTGCTACGGATTATTAAAGAAATTGACGCTCCGGGTGTAAATGTGCGCCTGGAATTAATTCATTTGGAATATGCATCAGCGACCAAAATCTGCAACCATATTAATCAGATCTTGCACTCTAAAAAAAGAACAAAAAAAAAAGGCGCTGCCACCCCTACCTTGGCTCTAGCCGATGAACGGCTTAATGCACTCATTGTTCTGGCTACAAGACATGAATTACAAGAAATCAAAGATCTGATTACCAAACTTGATAAACCTACCCCCAAAGGGAAAAGCAAGGTGCAGGTAGTCCAACTCGAAAATGCCGAAGCGGGAAAATTAGCCAAAGTATTGTCTGGGCTGGCAGGAACAAAAAGTAAGACACAAAACGAACCAATTATTTCTAAAAATGTAAAAATCGTCGCCGACAAACCAACCAACAGTCTGGTCATAACTGCTGAACCTGATGAGTTTGCAGTGCTTGAACCAATTATTTCCCAACTGGATGCTCCGCGCAAACAGGTTTTTATAGAGGCCGCGATCCTGGAAATTTCAGAGTCAAAGATCAAAACTCTGGGAGTAAATTGGAACCTGGCCGGTCAAAAAAATATTTTTCATATGGATAAAGATACTGTTGGGTTTGCAGGATCCAATCCGGGCGGCCCTCCAAACTTATTCAATGCCGAATCCCTGGCACCGCCTCCTGGTCTATCTTTGGGCCTTGTTTCCTTTCCATTTACCTTTAACGGAAAGACTGTCTATAATCTGGCCACGTTACTTAATCTGGCTAAAAACGATTCCAGCTTTAACATTATATCATATCCCCAGATTATGACTATGGAGAACGAAGAGGCTAAAATTATTGTTGCTGACAACATACCTTTTACCACAAGAGTTGACCAGGGTACATCCAGTACTGACCGAGCTATCCAGAACATTGAATACAAGGATGTAGGGGTCACCCTTAAAGTTACGCCGCAGATAAATGATAAGGGCTCAGTCAAACTGAAAATTTTTCAGGAAGTCAGCCGTATCGTGAACCAGGTTGTATCGGACGAAACGCAGGGAGTCGTGGCCATAGCACCTACTACCAAAAAAAGGACCGCCGAAACAACAGTTGAAGTGAGAAACGGCGAAACCATCGTCATTGCAGGGCTTCTGGAGAAAGGAAAAGAAGACACCACTCAAGGAGTGCCAGGTCTTAGTGACATCCCTGTTCTGGGTTGGCTGTTCAAATCAAATACGAAAAAAAATAATAGAACAAATTTAATGGTCTTTATTACCCCTTACGTGCTGGACAACCCAAATGATGCCCGAAAAATATACTTGAGTAAGGCAGAGCTGCTGGACAATCTTCGTTTTGGGCCTAGCGGAAAGGCTGAGCCAATCATAAAACCTTTTATTTGGGCAGAATATTAA